In Uranotaenia lowii strain MFRU-FL chromosome 2, ASM2978415v1, whole genome shotgun sequence, one genomic interval encodes:
- the LOC129741082 gene encoding uncharacterized protein LOC129741082, with product MEKVRASGVCYNCLTKGHRSKDCPSTKNCQKCGKRHHTQLHEDQQQQQQPKPMATPTTQIDAPAQAAQQPTVSSMPCNYTASPKTVGSQVNFITDQLANTLRLEKRKVEVPIGGINEIRTVARHLIKVHLQSRCSDFRIELECLVIPKVTGPIPSINIDITDWHFSHGVQLAHPNFFKPEKIDLLIGAALFFDILKTGHLTLDPCLPELRESHFGWLVTGTLMSKSNYEPIQYAQLASVESIENSNRSENDSRRAAMYTVRLPLKPNADKLDSCRNLALKRFFMLENRLQRNPELWPQYVEFIREYQLLGHCQTINEADDPPQRGKYYLPHHAVLRPSSTTTKCRVVFDGSAKSSPYGLSLNNVLIVGPVVQNDLFSIMLRFRKHRYVFTADIAKMY from the exons ATGGAAAAGGTTCGAGCTTCCGGAGTGTGCTACAACTGCCTAACCAAAGGTCATCGCTCGAAGGATTGTCCATCAACCAAGAACTGCCAGAAGTGTGGTAAGCGACACCACACTCAGCTCCACGaagatcaacaacaacaacaacaaccgaaaCCGATGGCTACACCCACCACCCAAATCGATGCCCCTGCTCAAGCCGCACAACAACCAACCGTTTCGTCCATGCCATGCAATTACACTGCTTCTCCCAAAACAGT TGGTTCTCAGGTAAATTTCATCACCGATCAGTTGGCCAACACGCTACGTCTCGagaaacgaaaggtcgaagtcCCAATCGGTGGCATCAACGAAATTAGAACTGTCGCCCGCCATCTCATCAAGGTTCACCTCCAATCACGCTGTAGTGATTTCCGCATCGAGCTAGAGTGTCTAGTCATTCCGAAGGTGACTGGTCCGATCCCATCAATCAACATCGACATCACCGATTGGCATTTCTCCCATGGTGTCCAATTAGCACATCCGAACTTCTTCAAGCCCGAAAAAATCGATTTACTGATTGGAGCAGCACTGTTCTTTGACATCCTCAAGACCGGCCATCTCACATTGGATCCCTGCTTACCCGAACTCCGAGAGTCACACTTTGGTTGGCTTGTGACTGGTACCCTGATGTCGAAATCCAACTATGAGCCCATCCAATATGCCCAACTAGCCTCGGTGGAATCCATCGAAAATTCCAACCGCTCCGAAAACGACAGCCGAAGAGCAGCAAT GTACACCGTCCGATTGCCGTTGAAACCAAATGCCGACAAGCTGGACAGCTGTCGAAATCTAgcattgaaaaggtttttcatgcTGGAAAATCGTTTGCAACGAAATCCTGAACTGTGGCCCCAGTATGTTGAATTCATTCGTGAATATCAACTACTTGGTCACTGCCAAACCATCAACGAAGCCGACGACCCGCCCCAGCGTGGGAAATATTATCTTCCACATCACGCTGTACTTCGCCCCAGCAGCACCACCACAAAGTGCAGAGTGGTGTTCGATGGAAGCGCCAAATCATCCCCGTATGGTCTTTCCCTGAACAACGTCCTGATCGTCGGCCCAGTGGTTCAAAACGATTTATTTAGCATTATGCTAAGGTTCCGCAAACATCGTTACGTCTTTACGGCTGACATCGCCAAAATGTACTAA